The Syngnathus typhle isolate RoL2023-S1 ecotype Sweden linkage group LG1, RoL_Styp_1.0, whole genome shotgun sequence genome includes a window with the following:
- the leprotl1 gene encoding leptin receptor overlapping transcript-like 1 isoform X1: protein MAGIKALIALSFGGAIGLMFLMLGCALPVYDKYWPLFLLFFYILSPLPYCISRRVVDDTDSASNACKELAIFLTTGIVISAFGLPIVFARAEVIAWGACALVSTGNIVIFATIMGFFLVFGSNDDFSWQQW, encoded by the exons ATGGCGGGGATTAAAG CTCTAATTGCGCTGTCTTTCGGAGGGGCCATCGGCCTCATGTTCCTCATGCTGGGATGTGCCCTCCCCGTCTATGA CAAATACTGGccactcttcctcctcttcttctacaTCCTCTCGCCCCTCCCATACTGCATCTCGCGGCGGGTCGTAGACGACACCGACTCGGCCAGCAACGCCTGCAAGGAGTTGGCTATATTCCTCACGACCGGCATCGTCATCTCAGCTTTTGGCCTGCCCATCGTCTTTGCGCGAGCTGAAGTC ATCGCTTGGGGGGCGTGCGCGCTCGTCTCGACGGGCAATATCGTCATCTTTGCAACCATCATGGGCTTCTTCCTCGTCTTCGGATCCAATGATGACTTCAGCTGGCAGCAGTGGTAA
- the leprotl1 gene encoding leptin receptor overlapping transcript-like 1 isoform X2 produces MFLMLGCALPVYDKYWPLFLLFFYILSPLPYCISRRVVDDTDSASNACKELAIFLTTGIVISAFGLPIVFARAEVIAWGACALVSTGNIVIFATIMGFFLVFGSNDDFSWQQW; encoded by the exons ATGTTCCTCATGCTGGGATGTGCCCTCCCCGTCTATGA CAAATACTGGccactcttcctcctcttcttctacaTCCTCTCGCCCCTCCCATACTGCATCTCGCGGCGGGTCGTAGACGACACCGACTCGGCCAGCAACGCCTGCAAGGAGTTGGCTATATTCCTCACGACCGGCATCGTCATCTCAGCTTTTGGCCTGCCCATCGTCTTTGCGCGAGCTGAAGTC ATCGCTTGGGGGGCGTGCGCGCTCGTCTCGACGGGCAATATCGTCATCTTTGCAACCATCATGGGCTTCTTCCTCGTCTTCGGATCCAATGATGACTTCAGCTGGCAGCAGTGGTAA